A window from Spiroplasma endosymbiont of Aspidapion aeneum encodes these proteins:
- the ispH gene encoding 4-hydroxy-3-methylbut-2-enyl diphosphate reductase: MNVIKVIPRGFCSGVVNSIKIAKDTANKYRHKNIYMIGMLVHNKHIIDELRGLNINYICDLFKSRKEIIMSLPEDSVVIFSAHGTNEDIIKLAKERNLIVIDTICEWVEVTRKLIKSNLNENKKIVFIGKNNHPETIALTSIDKCNIFMIENEEQISDIPFSTEEQILATNQTTLSILKIKHIYEKLKEKYKNIEIKNDICLATTQRQEAILNLKGKKIDLILVVGDERSSNTAELVNVGNSIGIKTIRVSDILEISEDLIKNIETLAITAGASTSSIILNKIINYLENY; encoded by the coding sequence ATGAATGTGATAAAAGTTATACCTAGAGGTTTTTGTAGTGGTGTTGTTAATTCAATAAAAATTGCAAAAGATACTGCAAATAAATATAGACATAAGAATATTTATATGATTGGTATGTTAGTTCATAATAAGCATATAATTGATGAGCTTAGAGGTTTAAATATAAATTATATATGTGATCTTTTTAAGTCGCGAAAAGAAATAATAATGTCTTTACCAGAGGATAGTGTCGTTATTTTTTCAGCTCATGGAACAAATGAAGATATTATCAAGCTTGCAAAAGAGAGAAATTTAATTGTTATTGATACTATTTGTGAATGAGTAGAAGTAACTAGAAAATTAATAAAATCAAATTTGAATGAAAATAAAAAAATAGTTTTTATAGGTAAAAATAACCATCCAGAAACAATTGCATTAACATCAATAGATAAATGTAATATATTTATGATTGAAAATGAAGAACAAATTTCTGATATTCCTTTTTCAACTGAAGAACAAATTTTAGCAACGAATCAAACAACTCTTTCTATATTAAAAATTAAACATATTTATGAAAAATTAAAAGAAAAATATAAAAATATTGAAATAAAAAATGATATTTGCTTAGCCACAACTCAGAGACAAGAAGCAATTCTGAATTTAAAAGGCAAAAAAATTGATCTAATCTTGGTTGTTGGTGATGAAAGAAGTAGTAACACTGCAGAATTGGTAAATGTGGGAAATTCAATTGGAATAAAAACAATTAGAGTGTCAGATATTTTAGAAATAAGTGAGGATTTAATAAAAAATATTGAGACACTCGCAATAACTGCTGGAGCCTCAACGTCAAGTATTATTTTAAATAAAATAATTAATTATCTTGAAAATTATTAG
- a CDS encoding Nif3-like dinuclear metal center hexameric protein: protein MSSIGINKLVKFLNGLFPEEKAEEWDNVGFEIEEVYNLKNVDTVSNIIVCMDITSEVIDYAIEKNSSFIITRHPFFFKDIPNDSLENKGLKNKYKQEILKKAIEHSIQFYSIHTNYDWSKYQIAFNILDSKIKIKEFVKYEDSNGLFRIKSKNKIKKIDLINKIKGIYKSEKVNININSDNDQIIDEFFICSGAAGSLMVDKDLKNITYITGEVKWNEWIFANQNNNTLIEVGHYMENIFIRDIKEKLEKEFKDCVKIYDFDIKNQFKSF from the coding sequence ATGTCTAGTATAGGTATTAATAAGTTAGTTAAATTTCTAAATGGTCTTTTTCCAGAAGAAAAAGCAGAAGAATGAGATAATGTGGGTTTTGAAATTGAAGAAGTTTATAATTTAAAAAATGTAGATACAGTTTCAAACATTATTGTTTGTATGGATATTACATCAGAAGTCATTGATTATGCAATTGAAAAAAATTCTAGTTTCATAATTACAAGACACCCATTTTTTTTTAAGGACATACCAAATGATTCTCTAGAAAATAAGGGCTTAAAAAATAAATATAAGCAGGAAATATTAAAAAAAGCAATTGAGCACTCAATTCAATTTTACTCAATCCATACAAATTATGATTGAAGTAAATATCAAATAGCTTTTAATATCTTAGATAGTAAAATAAAGATTAAAGAATTTGTAAAATATGAAGATAGTAATGGACTTTTTAGAATAAAATCTAAAAATAAAATTAAAAAAATTGATTTAATTAATAAGATAAAAGGTATTTATAAATCAGAAAAAGTTAATATAAATATTAACAGTGATAACGATCAAATTATAGATGAATTTTTCATATGCTCTGGGGCAGCCGGGAGTTTAATGGTTGATAAGGATTTAAAAAATATAACCTATATTACAGGTGAAGTAAAATGAAATGAATGAATTTTTGCAAATCAAAATAATAATACACTAATTGAAGTTGGCCATTATATGGAGAATATTTTTATAAGAGATATAAAAGAAAAATTAGAAAAAGAGTTTAAAGATTGTGTCAAAATATATGATTTTGATATTAAAAACCAATTTAAATCTTTCTAA
- a CDS encoding class I SAM-dependent methyltransferase, with product MINLITNRIQAIASLIDTENIVCDIGTDHGYTAIYIAKDLKAQKIFASDINNKPLSIAKKNVKKYGVEHKVETILSDGLDFIINDKIKINVCIISGLGGNTILSILEKDCNLIDSYIICAHNNTQKIRTWTKNKKYFIQNEKVIEDNNIFYEVIKINKYAGVKIKSKYDILFGPLMRKNISKAFVSYWARIEERDRDIYQALVQSDKLKAKKYKIKLKMINKVIGKEIVKYV from the coding sequence ATGATTAATCTTATTACCAATAGAATACAAGCAATTGCATCCTTAATTGATACTGAAAATATTGTTTGTGACATTGGGACAGACCATGGTTACACTGCAATATATATCGCAAAAGATTTAAAAGCACAAAAAATATTTGCAAGTGATATTAATAATAAACCATTATCTATAGCTAAAAAGAATGTAAAGAAATATGGTGTAGAGCATAAAGTTGAGACAATACTGAGCGATGGATTAGATTTTATAATTAATGATAAAATTAAAATTAATGTCTGTATAATATCTGGTTTGGGTGGGAATACTATTTTATCAATATTAGAAAAAGATTGTAATTTAATAGATTCTTATATAATTTGTGCTCACAACAATACACAAAAAATAAGAACATGAACAAAAAATAAAAAATATTTTATTCAAAATGAAAAAGTAATTGAGGATAATAATATTTTTTATGAAGTAATAAAGATTAATAAATATGCAGGGGTTAAAATAAAATCAAAATATGATATTCTCTTTGGACCATTAATGCGAAAAAATATTTCAAAAGCTTTTGTATCATATTGGGCAAGAATTGAGGAGAGAGATCGAGATATTTATCAGGCATTAGTTCAAAGTGATAAATTAAAAGCAAAGAAATATAAAATTAAACTAAAAATGATAAATAAAGTCATTGGTAAGGAGATTGTTAAATATGTCTAG
- a CDS encoding sigma-70 family RNA polymerase sigma factor: protein MAITTKKFLTIDEMKDYLVIYLEKNDNEIAQEDVIELLLKNFPNIDDDEQEKIFDFIIEKGAIFTDEDLDIHEIEETIANDIEDKEDSNEHLAANQTKELANLKRHDKENLKNAYQDQSVKYRISSISNETKVTDIIKSYFNQIGGIKILSKAEEVEFAKMIESGDEYDAKVGRDKLITSNLKLVISVARKHLNRGLDFADLIEEGNVGLMKAVDKFDYHRGFKFSTYATWWIRQSITRAIADQARTIRIPVHMVETINKITRIERLLTQELGREPTPAEVAERFGGKNFTPEKITEIKELAIEPVSLEKPFGDEEDTHFGDFVEDKDITSPSEFAEKETLKEVLDRCFSENLTAREEKVIRMRYGLLPTRLRTLIRLADECEDASANDLNIACQTFNLHYDEDIENVMKIKSDIIQAHIAKYNSPKTLEDVGQELGVTRERIRQIEAKSSRKFKPDGKKPVAKILRDFYKG, encoded by the coding sequence ATGGCAATAACAACAAAAAAATTTTTAACAATTGACGAAATGAAAGACTACTTAGTTATTTATTTAGAAAAAAATGATAACGAAATTGCACAAGAAGATGTTATTGAGTTATTATTAAAAAACTTTCCAAATATAGATGATGACGAACAAGAAAAAATATTTGATTTTATAATTGAGAAAGGTGCTATTTTTACTGATGAGGATTTAGATATCCACGAGATTGAAGAAACTATAGCTAATGATATCGAAGATAAAGAAGACAGCAATGAACATTTAGCAGCAAATCAGACTAAGGAATTGGCAAATTTAAAAAGACATGATAAAGAAAATTTAAAAAATGCTTATCAAGACCAAAGTGTTAAGTACCGTATATCATCTATCAGTAATGAAACTAAAGTAACAGATATTATTAAATCATATTTTAACCAAATAGGTGGGATAAAAATTCTTTCCAAAGCTGAAGAGGTTGAATTTGCAAAAATGATTGAATCTGGCGATGAGTATGATGCTAAAGTTGGACGTGATAAATTAATAACATCAAATTTAAAATTAGTTATTTCTGTTGCAAGAAAACACTTAAATAGAGGTTTAGATTTTGCTGATTTAATTGAAGAGGGAAATGTTGGTTTAATGAAGGCTGTAGATAAATTTGATTATCACAGAGGTTTTAAGTTTTCAACATATGCAACATGATGAATTAGACAGTCAATAACAAGAGCAATTGCAGACCAAGCAAGAACTATAAGAATCCCAGTTCATATGGTTGAAACAATTAATAAAATTACTAGAATTGAGCGTCTTTTAACCCAAGAGTTAGGCCGCGAACCAACACCAGCAGAAGTAGCAGAGCGTTTTGGTGGTAAAAATTTCACCCCAGAAAAAATAACAGAAATAAAAGAATTAGCAATAGAACCTGTTAGTTTAGAAAAACCATTTGGAGATGAAGAAGATACCCACTTTGGGGACTTTGTAGAAGATAAAGATATAACAAGTCCATCAGAATTTGCAGAAAAAGAAACTTTAAAAGAGGTTTTGGATAGGTGTTTTTCTGAAAATCTTACAGCTAGAGAAGAAAAAGTTATTAGAATGCGTTATGGTCTTTTGCCAACAAGACTTAGAACATTAATAAGACTTGCAGATGAATGTGAGGATGCATCTGCAAATGATTTAAATATTGCCTGCCAAACTTTTAATCTTCATTATGACGAAGATATCGAAAATGTTATGAAAATTAAAAGTGATATAATTCAAGCACATATTGCCAAATATAATTCTCCTAAAACATTAGAAGATGTCGGTCAAGAACTTGGTGTTACTAGAGAAAGGATAAGACAAATAGAGGCAAAAAGTAGCCGTAAATTTAAACCTGATGGAAAAAAACCTGTGGCAAAAATTCTACGTGACTTTTATAAAGGTTAA
- the dnaG gene encoding DNA primase, producing MNIDINNLRKKVLDSVSISSVIGHYIDIQKKGTDYRCVCPFHNDSTPSMNISESKKIFKCFSCDTSGNAITFLTQFKNISQIDAIREIIQNENIDIKLDGINLQNNKEFIIKKINNSANDVFKAILFTKQGREALNYLKNTRKLSYDIIEYFDIGFCCDKDFLLEYLQKENFQLKDIETSNLITYYNNKKYNFFADRIVFPIKDIENNTIGFSGRILSDDKTKSKYINSKEGIIFKKSELLYNIFNAKKYIIDSRNVFILEGFMDVIALHRIGIKNAIAIMGTNISDFQIKQLSSLNSPTFTIFLDGDDAGVSATMKIIKKLLQNNKKINIIVNDTENDPDELLNKGDDKYLKAITSKPISIITFLIKKVLVDLKQEEIADKLKDIFDVICHDYSEINQVSYIQELATNLEKFNLNFDIINRELNKYKKSNNIVSNKETINSVYTKSNTTNNQPSIYDEDFPEFVNFEEELSPLRFRDVNKKIIISQTKRMFLKSIAYCFLNKSMFKLVSYDNVIATIASYDENLIKMLLILKKINDNSKDLSLSYAIKLWNNEIKSSDIILNYINSIEKMLKLYINSGADISEVNIDNLIKHIENYVEIINYKK from the coding sequence ATGAATATTGACATAAACAATTTAAGAAAAAAAGTATTAGATTCAGTAAGTATTTCAAGTGTCATTGGGCATTATATTGATATTCAAAAGAAGGGTACTGACTATAGATGTGTGTGCCCGTTTCATAATGATTCAACACCTAGTATGAATATTTCAGAATCAAAAAAAATATTTAAATGTTTTTCGTGTGATACTTCAGGAAACGCAATTACATTCTTAACTCAATTTAAAAACATTAGTCAAATTGACGCTATTAGAGAGATCATTCAAAATGAAAATATTGACATAAAATTAGATGGTATTAATCTACAAAACAATAAAGAATTTATAATTAAAAAAATTAATAATAGTGCAAATGATGTATTTAAAGCCATATTATTTACAAAGCAAGGAAGAGAGGCTTTGAATTATTTAAAAAATACTCGTAAATTATCATATGATATAATAGAATATTTTGATATTGGTTTCTGCTGTGATAAAGATTTTCTTTTAGAGTATTTACAAAAAGAAAATTTTCAATTAAAAGATATTGAAACATCTAATCTTATAACATACTACAATAACAAGAAATATAATTTTTTTGCAGATAGAATTGTATTTCCAATAAAAGACATTGAAAATAATACAATTGGTTTTAGTGGTAGAATATTAAGTGATGATAAAACAAAGTCTAAATATATCAACTCAAAAGAGGGGATTATTTTTAAAAAATCTGAATTATTATATAATATCTTTAACGCAAAGAAATATATAATTGATTCGCGAAATGTTTTTATTCTTGAAGGATTTATGGATGTAATAGCCCTGCATCGGATAGGAATAAAAAACGCTATAGCAATAATGGGAACAAACATCTCAGATTTTCAAATAAAACAACTATCGTCTCTAAATTCTCCAACATTTACAATTTTCCTTGATGGGGATGATGCTGGTGTTAGTGCAACTATGAAAATAATAAAGAAACTTTTACAAAATAATAAGAAAATTAATATTATTGTAAATGATACTGAAAATGACCCTGATGAATTGCTAAACAAGGGTGATGATAAATATTTAAAAGCGATCACCTCTAAACCAATATCAATAATTACTTTCCTTATTAAAAAAGTTTTAGTAGATTTAAAACAAGAGGAGATTGCAGATAAGTTAAAAGATATATTTGATGTCATTTGTCATGATTATAGCGAGATAAACCAAGTATCATATATACAAGAATTAGCCACAAATTTAGAGAAATTTAATCTAAATTTTGATATTATTAATAGGGAGTTGAATAAATACAAAAAATCAAATAATATAGTCTCAAATAAAGAAACTATAAACTCAGTGTATACAAAGTCCAACACCACAAATAACCAACCTAGTATTTATGACGAAGATTTCCCAGAATTTGTTAATTTTGAAGAAGAATTATCACCATTAAGATTTAGAGATGTTAATAAAAAAATTATTATCAGCCAAACAAAAAGAATGTTTTTAAAATCAATCGCTTATTGTTTTTTAAATAAGTCAATGTTTAAATTAGTTTCATATGACAATGTTATAGCAACAATAGCAAGTTATGATGAAAATCTCATTAAAATGTTACTTATTCTAAAAAAAATAAATGATAATTCAAAAGATTTATCTCTATCATATGCGATAAAATTATGAAACAATGAAATTAAATCATCAGATATAATTCTCAATTATATAAATTCTATTGAAAAAATGCTCAAGCTTTATATAAATAGTGGAGCAGATATTAGCGAAGTTAATATTGATAACCTTATAAAGCATATTGAAAATTATGTAGAAATTATTAACTATAAAAAATAA
- a CDS encoding glycine--tRNA ligase — translation MQNRKNNDILIAFLKNQGFVFQGSEIYGGLANSWDYGPLGAEMKNKLKNLWWDFFIKKNIHNVGLDSSIILNPNVWKTSGHIDNFNDPLIDCKNCKSRYRADKIIEEAFPEINVGGWTIQQQEKFILEKKIACQQCKKVDYTPIRQFQLMFKSYQGVIQDDSSIVYLRPETAQGIFINFKNTQRSLRKKLPFGIGQIGKSFRNEITPGNFIFRTREFEQMELEFFYDRNDETDWFSYWLLQIEHFLSVELKINKKNFKRRVHNKEELSHYSNKTIDIEYNYFHGIGELWGIASRTDFDLSRHQEASKQDLSYLDPITNKKSIPYVIEPSVGLERLLFAILTDAYCEETLEDKSTRIVLKLTKKIAPYYLAIMPLQKQQNEKAFDLYINLNREFDCIFDDTGNIGKRYRREDAIGTPYCITYDFDSDEDNCVTVRDRDTMKQERIKINDLVQYLKDNYK, via the coding sequence ATGCAAAATAGAAAAAATAACGATATATTAATAGCATTTCTAAAAAATCAAGGTTTTGTATTTCAAGGAAGTGAAATTTATGGTGGTCTTGCCAATTCTTGAGACTATGGACCTCTTGGCGCTGAAATGAAAAATAAGTTAAAAAATCTTTGATGAGATTTTTTTATTAAAAAAAATATTCATAATGTTGGTTTGGATTCTTCAATTATTTTAAATCCAAATGTTTGAAAAACATCAGGCCATATTGATAATTTTAATGACCCATTAATTGATTGTAAAAATTGTAAATCAAGATATAGGGCAGATAAAATAATAGAAGAGGCATTTCCTGAAATAAATGTTGGTGGATGAACTATACAACAACAAGAAAAATTCATATTAGAAAAGAAAATAGCATGTCAACAATGCAAAAAAGTTGATTACACACCTATTAGACAGTTTCAGTTAATGTTTAAATCATATCAAGGTGTTATTCAAGATGATTCTTCTATCGTTTATTTAAGACCAGAAACAGCTCAAGGTATTTTTATTAATTTTAAAAATACACAAAGAAGCTTAAGAAAAAAACTACCTTTTGGAATTGGTCAAATTGGTAAAAGTTTTAGAAATGAAATCACTCCTGGAAATTTTATATTTAGAACAAGAGAATTTGAGCAAATGGAACTCGAATTCTTTTACGACCGTAATGATGAAACAGATTGATTTTCATATTGACTTTTACAAATTGAGCATTTTTTATCTGTTGAACTCAAAATTAATAAAAAAAATTTTAAAAGAAGAGTTCATAACAAAGAAGAGTTAAGTCATTATTCAAATAAAACCATTGATATTGAATATAATTATTTCCATGGTATAGGAGAACTTTGAGGTATTGCTAGCCGAACTGATTTTGACCTATCACGTCATCAAGAAGCATCAAAACAAGACCTATCATATTTAGACCCTATAACAAATAAAAAATCAATACCGTATGTAATAGAACCCAGTGTAGGACTTGAGCGATTATTATTTGCAATTTTAACAGATGCTTATTGTGAGGAAACACTTGAAGATAAATCAACAAGGATAGTTCTAAAATTAACTAAAAAAATAGCACCATATTATTTAGCTATTATGCCACTTCAAAAACAACAAAATGAAAAAGCCTTCGATTTATACATAAATTTAAATCGTGAATTTGATTGTATTTTTGATGACACTGGTAATATAGGAAAAAGATATCGTCGTGAGGATGCAATTGGAACGCCATATTGCATTACTTATGATTTTGATAGTGATGAAGATAATTGTGTAACAGTAAGAGATAGAGACACAATGAAACAAGAAAGAATTAAAATTAATGATCTTGTGCAATATTTGAAGGATAATTATAAATAA
- a CDS encoding HAD-IIB family hydrolase, translated as MYKYVASDIDGTILPFYESKLSDMIIKDILEYQRKSGNRFTLCTGRGYQITKEFIDILGIKLPLILNNGATLYDPITKVFFGEDFLPSDMVNKLLKIIANYRNTRWSCTSNMGIYYSVDGDVRDIYEPRNKVEGVYKLHIDDFFEKIKSTSVFQFSGVFFDENAQVKKIVSELEEIGFEVTETLAKHVSIEMYKKGVDKLHGVEKLAKYLGERDLDNFVVFGDNNNDLPMLRGLKNSYVVKNGCEAALLAANKGIIDSVNENGVGKILREMIVNQER; from the coding sequence ATGTATAAATATGTAGCTTCAGATATTGATGGAACAATTCTTCCATTTTATGAATCAAAACTATCAGATATGATTATTAAAGACATTTTAGAATACCAAAGAAAATCTGGCAATAGGTTTACATTATGTACTGGTAGGGGTTATCAAATAACAAAAGAGTTTATTGATATTTTGGGAATAAAGTTGCCACTTATTTTAAATAACGGCGCAACATTATACGATCCAATAACAAAAGTGTTCTTTGGAGAGGATTTTCTTCCAAGTGATATGGTTAATAAACTTTTAAAAATTATTGCAAATTATCGTAATACAAGATGGAGTTGTACATCAAATATGGGAATTTATTATTCTGTTGATGGAGATGTTCGTGACATATATGAACCTAGAAATAAGGTTGAAGGTGTATATAAATTACATATTGATGATTTTTTTGAAAAAATAAAAAGCACAAGTGTTTTTCAATTTAGTGGAGTTTTCTTTGATGAAAATGCACAGGTTAAAAAAATAGTATCTGAGTTAGAGGAAATCGGTTTTGAAGTAACTGAAACTCTCGCAAAACATGTTTCAATAGAAATGTATAAAAAAGGTGTAGATAAGTTACATGGAGTTGAAAAGCTAGCAAAATACCTTGGAGAAAGAGATCTTGATAATTTTGTAGTTTTTGGTGATAATAATAATGATTTACCAATGCTAAGAGGGTTAAAAAATTCATATGTAGTTAAAAATGGTTGTGAAGCTGCTTTACTGGCTGCAAATAAGGGAATCATTGATTCTGTTAATGAAAATGGGGTAGGAAAAATTTTACGAGAAATGATAGTTAACCAAGAAAGATAA
- a CDS encoding aldo/keto reductase — MKYLKIDNKEVMPIISFGVYQIRDLELCETAVLQALEIGYRGIDTAQVYANEEAVGEALSKTNVKREDIFLTTKVWISNYRYDDTIKSIEVSLKKLQTSYIDLVLIHQPFGPYYEAYRALEDLQDKKIIKYIGISNFSPNRLVDLSLFSRKKPQVNQIEMHPFFQQKEAIKWNEKYGVIPQAWAPFAEGKNDIFTNSVLKKIGDKYKKTPAQVILRWLIELNIPFAVKSVNQDRIKQNFEIFDFKLSTEDLKLISALDLNVSSFFDHSTPEGVEIMHNLINQRKSNNNNSSK, encoded by the coding sequence ATGAAATATTTAAAAATTGATAATAAGGAAGTAATGCCAATAATTAGTTTTGGTGTTTATCAAATTAGAGACTTAGAATTATGTGAAACCGCAGTGTTACAAGCCTTAGAAATTGGTTATAGGGGAATAGATACTGCTCAGGTATATGCAAACGAGGAGGCTGTTGGAGAGGCATTATCAAAAACAAATGTCAAAAGGGAAGATATATTCTTAACAACAAAAGTTTGAATATCAAATTATAGATATGATGATACAATAAAATCAATTGAAGTATCTTTAAAAAAATTACAAACATCTTACATAGATTTGGTTCTAATTCACCAACCTTTTGGGCCTTATTATGAAGCTTATAGGGCCTTAGAGGATTTACAAGATAAAAAAATAATAAAATATATAGGTATTTCAAATTTCAGCCCTAACAGGCTTGTTGATTTATCATTATTTTCTAGAAAAAAGCCTCAAGTCAATCAAATTGAAATGCATCCTTTCTTTCAACAAAAAGAAGCAATTAAATGAAATGAAAAATATGGAGTTATCCCTCAGGCATGAGCTCCATTTGCAGAAGGTAAAAATGATATTTTTACAAATTCTGTTTTAAAGAAAATAGGAGATAAATATAAAAAAACTCCCGCTCAAGTTATTTTACGATGATTGATTGAATTAAATATTCCGTTTGCTGTTAAATCTGTAAATCAAGATAGAATAAAACAAAATTTTGAAATCTTTGATTTTAAATTATCAACCGAGGATCTAAAATTAATATCTGCTTTGGATCTAAACGTAAGTAGTTTTTTTGACCACTCTACACCAGAAGGGGTTGAGATAATGCATAATTTGATTAATCAAAGGAAATCTAATAATAACAATAGCTCAAAATAA